One Hyphomicrobium sp. CS1GBMeth3 DNA window includes the following coding sequences:
- a CDS encoding TonB-dependent receptor — MRFLRGPIRRVGEVVSLSSTCAALLLSCSWSGYVHAQDVALEEESYELEPLVVTADPNTAKKKKPSATLTPEITVVTATRTEESIETLGSSVSVLGRAEIEASGERTVIGILNRVPGVYATQIGGVGANSSVRIRGADSDQTLVLIDGMRVNDPSSPGGDFDFASLALTDVERIEVLKGPQSAVWGGDAIGGVINIVTRKGDGPPTARASVEGGSYGTYKVGAGLSGGTERGHYAISGTFLQTDGFSRNKLGSEKDGAEIFTFSGRGGYRVAPNYQVNFAAHVSNLDADTDPSLSSASGDGPGTSERFLFSGQIDNIVTTMGGRLEHKVSLSSLYGDREATNPRNAMPTTYYRAESYGLEYQGTFRATDALTLTFGSRYQQDQASNEVGGSGLAPISQFDDSIENLSGYAQAAWTPVDNLNLSLAGRSDDFGMGGVHNTWRATGSYLFEATSTRFHASYGTGAKPPTMYQAFFNGADPIFGGTLVGNPDLDVETSQGYDVGVEQSFFDQKLKFDVTYFKQDIENLIIYQNVIFGVLSTYENVDNVASEGVEVSAAAQLLDWVSVTGAYTYMGAQDQADGNDLARTPRNVASLGLQVTPIDRLSLGAEVMYVGRQFNLSRERDELDAFTRVNLNGTWQLDETTQVFGRIDNLFDVDYETVRNAGEAGRSGYLGVRMSLN, encoded by the coding sequence ATGAGATTTCTACGGGGTCCGATCAGACGAGTTGGCGAGGTCGTCTCGCTCTCGTCCACATGCGCAGCGCTTCTGCTCAGCTGCTCGTGGAGTGGATACGTGCATGCGCAGGATGTCGCGCTTGAGGAGGAGTCATACGAGCTTGAGCCTCTTGTCGTGACCGCAGATCCGAACACGGCAAAAAAGAAAAAGCCGAGCGCAACGCTCACGCCGGAAATCACGGTCGTTACGGCAACACGCACCGAGGAGAGCATCGAAACACTTGGCTCCTCGGTCAGCGTCTTGGGACGCGCCGAAATCGAGGCGAGCGGAGAGCGGACCGTTATCGGCATTCTCAATCGCGTGCCGGGCGTCTACGCAACGCAGATCGGGGGGGTCGGCGCCAACAGCAGCGTTCGCATCCGCGGCGCCGACAGCGACCAGACGTTGGTGCTGATCGACGGAATGCGCGTCAACGACCCGAGCAGCCCAGGTGGCGATTTCGACTTTGCATCCCTGGCCCTGACGGACGTCGAACGCATCGAGGTGCTCAAGGGGCCGCAAAGCGCCGTGTGGGGCGGCGACGCCATCGGTGGCGTCATCAACATCGTGACGCGGAAGGGCGACGGCCCGCCGACGGCGCGTGCGTCCGTTGAAGGCGGCAGCTATGGGACCTACAAGGTCGGGGCCGGCCTCAGCGGCGGCACGGAGCGCGGACACTACGCCATATCCGGCACGTTCCTGCAGACGGATGGGTTCTCCCGCAACAAGCTCGGCTCTGAAAAGGATGGCGCGGAGATCTTCACCTTCTCCGGTCGCGGCGGATATCGCGTTGCGCCGAACTATCAGGTGAACTTCGCTGCTCATGTATCCAACTTGGACGCCGATACCGATCCGAGCTTGTCGAGCGCCAGCGGCGACGGACCGGGCACCTCGGAACGCTTCCTGTTCTCAGGCCAGATCGACAATATCGTCACCACGATGGGGGGACGGCTCGAGCATAAGGTCTCGCTTTCCTCGCTGTACGGCGATCGGGAGGCAACCAATCCGCGGAACGCTATGCCGACGACCTACTACAGGGCGGAAAGCTACGGCCTGGAGTATCAGGGCACATTTCGCGCAACCGATGCGCTGACGCTGACGTTCGGCAGCCGCTACCAGCAGGATCAGGCGAGCAACGAGGTGGGAGGCAGCGGCCTCGCCCCCATCTCGCAGTTCGACGATTCCATCGAGAACCTCTCGGGCTACGCGCAGGCGGCTTGGACCCCCGTAGACAATCTCAATCTATCGCTCGCGGGTCGAAGCGACGATTTCGGAATGGGCGGCGTGCACAATACCTGGCGCGCAACCGGCTCCTACCTGTTCGAAGCCACATCAACGCGATTTCACGCGAGCTACGGCACCGGCGCCAAACCGCCAACTATGTACCAAGCCTTCTTCAACGGGGCCGACCCGATTTTCGGAGGCACTCTCGTCGGAAATCCCGATCTCGATGTTGAAACGAGTCAGGGTTACGACGTCGGTGTCGAGCAATCGTTCTTCGATCAAAAGCTCAAATTCGACGTCACCTATTTCAAGCAGGATATCGAGAACCTGATCATCTATCAGAACGTCATTTTCGGCGTTCTGTCGACCTACGAGAACGTCGACAACGTGGCTTCCGAAGGCGTCGAGGTATCCGCAGCCGCTCAACTGTTGGACTGGGTGAGCGTCACCGGCGCCTACACCTATATGGGCGCTCAAGACCAAGCCGACGGAAACGATTTGGCGCGCACGCCGCGGAACGTGGCGTCTCTCGGGCTGCAGGTCACGCCGATCGATCGGCTCTCGCTCGGAGCGGAAGTGATGTACGTCGGCCGCCAGTTCAACCTCTCGCGAGAGCGGGACGAACTCGACGCGTTCACGCGTGTGAATCTCAACGGAACATGGCAGCTTGACGAAACCACTCAGGTCTTCGGCAGGATCGATAATCTCTTCGACGTCGACTACGAGACCGTAAGAAACGCCGGAGAGGCTGGCCGCTCTGGTTATCTCGGCGTGCGTATGAGCTTGAACTGA